CGTGATCCAACGCGCATTTAATCGCGCCAATGCTCAGTCAAACGGTTCTAACAGAGCGAGTGGTTCGTCTTCAGATCTTGCTACTTCTTTGGGACTTCAGTCTCCCGAAGGGGCGAAATCTAATCAACCGCCAGTTTTAGTTGCGAACGCTAAAGGTGTGGTTAAAGTAGACCCGAAGCAAATGCCAAACTTAACGTCTGGCGTGTACGTAATGTCTCGTAAAGATGGGATCATCAAATTGGATTCATCCCCTAGCGGGAAATTATCCGTAAAAGGTTCGCCGACTACCCAAGGTGTTTTGATGGTTCAAAATCGGGATAATACTAACGTAGTGAGGAAGCAAGTAATATCCGCATCGCAGTCAAATTCAGTAACACCTGTAAAGGTGGTATCTAAAATGGATGGAAGTCAAGTAGTAACCCAGATGAAAGTAGTTTCTAAGCCGGTTACAACTAAAACAGGAGGTACACAGAAAACAGAGCCTATAAAGATCCAGCCGAAACCAGATCCGACACAGTTACCGCAGATACATGTCGTGACCGCGGTGCCGGCTCCCATAACTTTGCAACCAAGACTAAGTACAGGAATACGTCCTGGACCTGTTACAGGCCAACGCGGTGCGGACGGTCGTCCATTGTTACCGAGACCTCCGCTGCGCGCGACGACACCCACTAGCGTACTCGGAATCGGATCTACAATTCGCACACCTGTCAGGGCGCCAGCCCCGAGACAAGTTCAGTCCCAGCAAGCTCGTCAGGTGCTACAAAAACGTACAACAGCTGTAACCACCCAAAGTAATTCGGTGAGTCCTGGAAATGTTACTCAGATTAGACCGAAGTTTACGGTGCTTAGTCCACAGCCGAAGCAAGTGATAAAGTCTGGAACTAGTCCAGTGCAACAGGTTAAACAGCCGCCGAAAACACCAGTTGGTAAGCCACAGTCATTATTATCTCCGCAACAAAAGTTATTAATGGCTAAAAGGAAAGCTCAAGAAGCAGCAGGTATCATTAAACCAGGTGGCCGTGGCCTCCTAGCAGGTGCTCGTGCTACCGCCGGACGAGGTAGAGGGAAATTGGCTGAAACACCAACCGCAGCTACCGTGCCGGGAAGCAAACAGAAAGAAAGTAAATTGGCGGAGGGCGATGGGCTTCACATGGAATTCCACGAGGTAGGCTCCGAAGAGAGTAGCAGCGAGGGTGAACCGGAACTTCCACCTCCGGAGGCCGATACCATAGCCACTACGGAACCGGACAGTCCACCCAGACCGTTCACTTTGTGCCCGTTGACCGGACGTATCATCGGTCCGGATGGTGAACCAGTCGAGCAACCAGCTGAGCCAGAACCCGAACCGGAACCCACCACGCCGTTGTCCACCGTCAAAACTACTACCACCACATCCGAGAGTATAGACGTTACTGCTACCGCTACCACGACAGAATTGGTGCTACCTTCCCTTGATTCTCTTACAGAGGCTGGTGGAATCATGAGAGTCGAAATGAGTCCTGGCGGAACAACAGGCACGATCGTTCAGACGAGCGAACCAGCCCAAATCAACTTAACCAACGTCTCTGTCCCAGCTCCGGATCTTCCTTGCTTGGACGATACCGCTCCTGCCGTGGCTACTCCGGTTACAACCACCGCAACACCATTGACAGAGGCTACATCGAGCAGCGAATCGTCGATCGCTGCTGGATTGACAACAGCCACGGTTACCTCGACCAGCACGATAGCGATCGCGTCCACCGATGTAACTAAATCCGAAGAGAAACTGTCGGAGGAGAGGAAGGTAGCGGAAGACGCGTCCAACTTGGTAACGATAACCGGCGAGGACGGTGTTGTTTATCAAGTGGCGGGCCAAGCCGAGGATGGTCAAACGTTGTTAGTCACTCGTGACGCTGATGGCGAACAACAATGCGTGTACGTTACCACTGAACAACAAGGTGACGAAGGATCTGTATTGACGTTGGACCATGCTGTGGCGGAAGCTGTGGCTCAGCTGATACCTGATCAGGTAAACCTGGCCTCACAGTTTTATGTAAAGGAGGGTGGAACGGAGCCTACTGAAAATCCAATGGTTATGTCTATCATGGATAACACGAACGCTACCGACGTGACCGAAGGGCAAGAGGAGGGCGACGGTCACGGGCAAGTCGTAGCTCAGGTCGTACAAGCGGAAGAACCTACTCCAGGTAAAGTAACGAGTTTAATCAAACTCCTAATTGAATCAAGGATCGATCCTGCAATATTACCTGCCATTTTATGTCTGTTATCTCTAGGCGGTACCAGAAGAGTGGTTCTCCTTTTACCTGACGGGAACCTGATGATGACCGAAGTGACGGAAGAACAGTATGCTGCGCTCGGACTAGGCAAGTGAAGAGACACTTAAAACGTTGACACACACGTGAAATGAATAAACAATCATGCATCGAACTTATACAATTTACGTGGAAGTTGTACGCTTAAGGGTGATCGTGGGTTGTATATATTGTAAGAACGTTCACTTCGTACAATTGCAATGGATGAAAATTTATCAGACATATGTTTTCCAGCTAATACAATGTGACAGATTAAAACAACATATAAGCTGGTGTATTGTAAaaacataaaacaaaaaaaaaaaaaaggaataatggATCACAGATACAGAAACGTAGAAGTTAGATTAACAGATAAAGGAGTATGTTTTAGAAATTTCATGTTTCAGTGTAAAACGAATCCGCTCTggagttttaatttttatctttaatttataatacgagcagtaaaaaagaaaaaaaaaaacacaacgcGCATAGATTAATAATAATGCGAGGAAACGGATAATCGCATCTACGATAACGACACACACCATTATACGTTTGAAATAAGCAttgtatttgtaggatagtgaaGTATAATCTGGGGTTTTATATTTTCCACAGAACAGAACAGATATTAGGCTTTTTAATGAAGACCTCTTTCCCCTGCATACAAAGTCCAAACTTTACGACGCGATTAGTCACGTTCTAGGGAAGTCGCGAAGGAGTACCGATGATTTATCAGTGCAAATCGGCGCTTCCAAACATgtaaatatatgaaattgatACTTCTCTAGGGGAGGGGGACggggacaaatttttacataGAAGCTTGAACCTAGTTTGACTAGAATTTTCCATTGTACAAGACCATAGATAAAAATcgattcttccttttttttttcttttttccattttgatttttcgtttaaattatttttatcgacGGTTTAGCAAATCATCCGCTCTTcgataaatttcataaattcgtACGCTTGTAAATTATTCAACACGAGTATCATGGACTGTGTATGCTTAATCTATCTAGATTAAATAAGTGCACACTTATAAGAGAAAACACATCATTTCTAAATCTATAAGGCTTTCAAAAACAAGAGAATACAAATACAGTGTTGTTTAATGGAACATCACGcacgtttcattattattaagcCCATtcctattatacatatacatatattattaataataatcagaGGAGTTTCTTTGAAATACTATAAGTGCTTTTTTATCAAGACACTGAGATATCGCTTCTTGTGCAGATATACACTTCTTATCAAACTAAATGtaataatcttttcttttttctgtttagAGGAGACTTATTAACATGGGTTACAAAATCCTGAGACTTTTCTCGCttgtttatattatattattagatTGTACAAAGCGTAATTTGTAATGTCTTACACGttaaacgaaaaggaaaaagaaacttGCGTATAATGTTTATGCGCGTTGAGatgattatataaatatatatatatatatatatatatataaatgtatatgtatacatgtacgATGaagttaaaaaacaaaaaaaatcaattctttGTATTCAAGAACTATGGATAAATACGATAAGTGTACCTTATGTGATTATTAATCGAAACGTCGAGCAAAAGCTTGTTTTTCCTCgacgttttattataaaaagaaaagggttAAACTAGATTCAAGCGTTTAATTATAAGAGCAGTCTGAGACTCGCAATAAGAAATACAGAGGAAAAAGAACTGCACGAaatgagagagaaaaaaaaaaaagaaacaatacaattattatatcttCAGTGTAAGAGGAAACTATTTTGCACGATGTACGGCCAGGAATATAAAATCCTAGTATTTTACTAACGTAACCCTTTTGTACATAGAATTTCATTCTCTAAacctttatataaaaaaaaaacattgtttCCAAATAAATCATAGtcttaaaaattcattattgtATCCTTCCTTATTTCTGCTATCTCGTATATGTTTAAATTTAGTTTTAGATCTTTTCTTCATTGTTTTCATCGTCCGGCGATTTCATTTGTTAATTCAACGTCAAATAGTAATTACATGCGTTAACAGTATAATTGttaaagttttataaaatgaacattacatccTTTGTTCGTACCGGAAATAACGAGAAGAAAGGAGAGGATCTTCAAAAACTTCCTCAAGATACATGTAATTGGAAAATGTCGTATACCATTGTTAAATCTCATCAAGAAAATGTTATGTTGCGGAACAAATATTCTTATTTACTTTATGTTAGTATTTAGTGGATGTTCTTATTGATTTAGCGAGTCACTCAaggtgttaaataaaataataactcCAGGAATGTTTATAGATTCGCAGAAGCAAATTGCAAAATCCATGTCCAGCtgatataaaaatgttaaaatatattacACGCCTTGATCAAGATGATCGAGATTCGAAATTCAAATACGAGGAACTGGATGCTGACTTTGAAGAATACGAAGATCAGTCAGGTATAAAACACGAAGGAATTAGCTTTCTTAGAAactaataaattattcaaatatttgtttaGATGAATATATTAACGAACTGGATCAATTGGAACCACCAAAGCTGAGCACTTGGGAAGAATACAAGAAACTGGTAGACTTGGCCCAACTGAACCCAAAGATTTTCAAGAGATCACCATTAGTGCATTTAACATCTCTATCAAAAATCTATATTAATACGTAAATCTTCggaatacatatttatttataatatcctAGCCATAATATTCAATTTGAATTATTCTACAGAGAACACTCGAAATCACCGCATTGGAACGCTCGAGCTAAGAGGAGCATAATTAAACTGGGGAtgcagaaaaatatcataatcgCAGACTCCACTTACGTGCAATTtcgtaatttcaaattaaacaaGTTGTACAAGGTATTCCTCGAGTTTCATCGTAATTCATTCAAgggtttcattaattaaaattgttatttaagaAAACAATCACGTTGCAAAATGTCAGCACATCGCCAGCAAAATTTCAAATCGAACCAAGACCGTGTAACTCCAACTTTAATGTGGTAATAAAACGTCTCGAGAGTAACAGGAACATCGTCCCTCCGGGAATGCACTTCCAATTGATCGTTTTCTTCCGCTGCACCGACGTCGACGAACCGGAAGAGGTACTGGTGATGAAGGTGGAGCATGGAAAATCGTTGATCATCAGGTTACATGCATATAGAGAACCTCCTATTTTATTAGGTAAAACGATTCGTTAGCTTTAACACAAATGTCAAGTGTTGTTTAATCCTaacatcatttttattcataattccATAGGGACCTGTTCACCGTCAAAGAAGTCTCTTGATATTCTGGAATTCAATGCAAAGTACTTAGTCCAGGCTTGGCGTCCAGAAACATCATCCTCAGAAGATAGCGTAAATGTACTTGTTAAGTTAAACTCTAAACTTTTGTGAAAGCTAACAACTATCCATCGTTGGTATGTTGCAGTCTAGTGAAGACAGCGTCTCATACAGCGTTCGTAGTTGGGATACCATTCACAATAAATTTGCAGGCATGACCTTCGACTGTAAAATAGGCTTTGTGGGAGAGACAGTACATGTACCGATCAAATTCAAGAACGTTGGAGGAGACGGTAGATTTTTCGCGATGAGTGAGATTGATTGGGCTACTATGCACATTCAAGTATGATCTTTCCTACGCCCATCaatgtttttcttcttcatttttattcgttcTTTTGTTAGGATATCACGGACACAAATGTGTTAAAATTATCACGCTTCAATGTATGGCCAGCATATTTTATACTGAAGTCACAAGAAGAGATGATTTTACATATATCCTTTTTACCAGACTTTTATGGCGTTCATGTAATTATTCAGAatcattctattttatttaacttgTTCGTTGATTTTAACGTGTTATTGTTAGGTGGACAAAGTGTACATACTTTGTAACAATGGTACTATACTAGCCACAGAAATAATTGGAGATGGTGTAATATACGAACCGTTTTTCATTCAGATTAGTAAAGTATCTATTACTCttcttttcaataattattatctGGCAAAAATATTAGCGTGTGTTATTGtaatcaaattataataattattataattaaattacagaaattaaaaAAGGACAAAATAGCTAAGAAAAGTGTAGATAAGCAAGCAAACTACTGTGTACAGATAAATGCAAGTGCTCCAAACATGTTTGGTCAATGCACGATTTACGTGACTAATACGAGGTAAATTAAGAAAATACAAAGGCCAATTTATCTTCTTAATTGTTTCATTCACAGTGAAATAAGTATGTACTTCAAATGGGAGAAACGAGACATCCAAACCGACGAAAACAAAATGAACCAGCACAAACACTTCCCTCTGGAATTTCTTCTCATTCGACCTGATCATGGTATATTTGCTCCAAGTTCCACGCATCATTTCAATATAATTGCAGAATATAGTAATTTGCAGCCAGCCCTTTATCTCGCCGTTTTACAGTGAGTAGATGGTGAACATTTTTAAATGATAGAATTAAAACTTTGATGGAAACTTTTAGATTGTACGTAGAAGATATACCTGAAGCGGCTATTTGCGACAAGACACAGTCACGTGTTAAGCAGTGTACTAACAAACAACGCGATTGTTTAAATGTATGAGTAACTAAGTACCTaagtaattaatttactaataatTCTATACatcaacaatatcatcagtctGTAGATGTTTGGGTCGCTGATTTGGAGGTATGGTTGCAATATACAACGGATGATCAAATTAAAAGGTGCATCTATTATAACATAATCaatattttatgtacataattcaattttttttttttttttttttttttttttttaatctagtGATCAAGCCTTCGATGAAATAGTGGAACTGCTTGCTGGAAAAATATCGGACTATAACGATTTCATAAAAGATCAACAAGAGGAAACTGAAGGAGAAGACATGAGAACTGAAGGAGAAGAATATAAATCTACGAATTTACTGGTAAGGAACTTGTccctttttcaattttactccactcatcaaattaattatatagtTAATAGACGAGTTGTTTTCACATTACGACATTATGAATCTAAAACAATTCAAGCCACTTTTGTGGGAACGTAAAATAACCATGGGTATCATTAGACCTACAAGGTATGTAATTGTATGACatcttaaaattattataaatattgaaaatattatacatccCAGAACTTTATACATTGGTATCGAGGAGACTTGTGTACTGACAGTCAAGAATCTCTCCGATCATTCGTTAAATTATTCATGGGGTGATGTGGGTGGTGAAGATGCAGAGAAAATGAAGATCTGTATTTGCCCTGAAAAAGGAGAACTATCGGGTAGAACCACAGAGAAAATGAAGATCACTCTTATGCCCCTGAAAGAGGTCAAGCATCTAAATGCttcttaataatttatcatgtaTTGTGATGCATTTTTAATTACAGGAAACGTAATAAGATTTGTTTAAAGAGTATCAATTTTCAGGGGATCGTGCAGTCTTTACACATGCTCTGTTTCATTGGAAATTCACAAAAAATCATAATGCTGGGAATTGAATGTAACATTGAGCCACTTTATGTTACATTTTACTTCCCATTAAGTGACAAACAGCCTGTGGAATTGAAGAACAATTTTGTTCGAATAGAGTGGCGCGTGAATAGCCTTCAACTTGCTTTGGATTTAGcaggaaaaagtaaaaaaggCATGGTAAGTGTAATTGCAATTTTTAGTTGAAGGTTCACTTTTGCAAACTTGCATTATACTACTATTAGATCATATTTTGCAACTTTGCAGAAATTGTTGGATAAATATAGAGCAAGAGAAGAGCAGGAATTAATGAACGCGAATTTGGATCAAGGAGATGTTCTCAAAGACGCTTCTGCAGGTCCTTCGATCAGCGAAGTGGCTGAAGAATCAGGAGAGCAATCTACCTTGAGTACCCGTACTTCAGAGATCATTCAAGTACTACATTAGTGGATTTAACAATGAATTTACCgtaatttagaaattcattCGATCCTAGTTGAGTAAGTTGGCAACAGGAAATGGGAAATATTCGCAGGAGAAGATCGTTTCCTGTGAAGATatcgttccttttttcgaaataaCTCTGCCGTTCACTCAGCAACCAACTGTAATGGAATTTTTGAATCTACCTTTGAGGACGGGTACTTCTAAGTTGTACAAGACCATTGTAATATCAAAATGGAAtggaatatattataaattttcagtGGAAAAGAAAACGTTCATCATAAAAAACGAGACATCCATTCCAACAAATTTTCGACtacgtttaaaaaatttctatcctGTTATGTGTTCCTGTGAAGGGATATCACTGGAGGATCGTATTAAGTCTATCTACAAGCGAGTTCATTGTCAAGAAAAGGACCTGATTGGTAggactttattttattttatttaaaattaacattccCCAAAACATTTTATTCTACAGAGGAAATAATGTACCGAGTGAAACAACCAAACTCAGGGGTTGTGATTTATGTTGACCCTTTAAGTTCAAATATTGGACCTTTCGAGGCTGTACCGGTGGATATCTATGCTTTTGGTGATACTTGGGGTATTTATGTTGATAAATTGGAGATAAATATAACAGGGTTACCATTGTACACGTTAGATATATGTGTACAGATTGTTGGGTCACCCATATGGGTGTCTATTTCGGATAGAAATCAATCAAAAGTACCTGTCCTTAAGTATGTTAGAAAATCTATTTGTTGCTTCTATCTAATACATTAATGTGCTTGTGGTTTCAagtgaattaattaattgtagaTATGGAACAATAATTAAAGGTATACGTCTACAGGAAAGGAAAATAGTATTAAGGAATACTAGTGTGGTACCCATAGCTATTGATTGGCATTCATTTCTAATCACATCAGTCACAGAAAGCATGCCTTTTAACGTTACAGTTAATGTCTGTACTTTATTTACTGATAAGTTGGCATCAAAATTGAGGGCTAGCAAGTCAAAAAGTGCTAGTGAAACTGAACATGTGAAATTTTATTCATCAACAGAAAATCTAAATGAACGTAACTCTACTGGATCCAGTATCAGTTCTGATATAACAGCACATACTCATTCGTAAATGTTTATTCATAACATACAAGGAACAAAGTGTTTTTATTTGGTAATAATACATGatactattttaaaaaaatgatttagagGGTCCTCTTATATGGCCACGTCTTGGAAATCAGATGGTGAATCTTTACAAACTACTGAAATTTCAGTAGAATATACCAGTGAAGATACTTTAGAAGACAAAAAAACTGCAGATTCGGATATAAGTAGTCATAACACTACTGAAGATGTAGAAGACACTGAATTCAGAATTTCAATACTCCCTTATTATGGTCCTGTTGATACAATAGCTTGTACAGTAAGGAAACAAGAAACATGGATTGTAATAGAGtactaagaaaaatatttggaagTATAAACAAtcaggaaatattttaatgttccTTAAGGTTGCTCCAAGAGAAATGTTTATTTTGCCCAATGATACTGCTTTCCTAAGAATCAGTATACAACCTGACAAATATAACAATAAAGTGAAAAAGATCTATGAAGAGAAATTCCTTTCTAAGATTCTGGGATTTCTAAGAATTGCTCCAAGCGATAAGTTTGTACATATATTCAATTAATATCATAAACCAGTAAAAGTTGAAATGTTTTATAAAGTGTTTTATCATGTTATAGGTATAGAGATAATTGTTATTTTAGACAAGATGGAATTTATTTTCCCCCTGTAGAAATTGATATTACAGCAGATATTATTCAGCCAAGAGTGACTTTTAGTATTCCTAAAGCAAACAGAATATTTAAGTGCTGTGCCCATGATGTAATGCAaagcaaaacaaaaaaattagagtacacaaattcaattattttcattaaaaagataTTCTATCAGAGAATAATCAATTAAATGCTTTTAAATTTAGATTGATTCAAACATTCTTCTTACATAATTGTGCACCTGAAACCATAGAAGTCATGTTGGAAACATCTGATCCATTTCATATCAAATCTGTTGCAATTTATGCAGAAACCGATCCATGCAAATTTACAGGGACTATATGTATAAGTAGCAAAGGATGTGCCCAAGTAATCTATCTTTCTCTTATTACAAGTAAAAACTCTAAACAACATTACTTTTACAGGTAAAAATAATGTGTATCGTGGATGCAGAATTAATTGAAACAATAATTCATACGCATAAATGTCAAGATTTGTATGATTCGGTAATTACGCTAACACAACCGCTGCAAATCATACACACCGATAAACGTTATcaggtttcaatttttattatcttttaattatataaaacatgattttttattaaattcaattaatttcagaagatagaattatttttgcaaGTCTG
This Osmia lignaria lignaria isolate PbOS001 chromosome 9, iyOsmLign1, whole genome shotgun sequence DNA region includes the following protein-coding sequences:
- the LOC117605123 gene encoding uncharacterized protein LOC117605123 isoform X7, which encodes MNITSFVRTGNNEKKGEDLQKLPQDTCNWKMSYTIVKSHQENVMLRNKYSYLLYIRRSKLQNPCPADIKMLKYITRLDQDDRDSKFKYEELDADFEEYEDQSDEYINELDQLEPPKLSTWEEYKKLVDLAQLNPKIFKRSPLVHLTSLSKIYINTEHSKSPHWNARAKRSIIKLGMQKNIIIADSTYVQFRNFKLNKLYKKTITLQNVSTSPAKFQIEPRPCNSNFNVVIKRLESNRNIVPPGMHFQLIVFFRCTDVDEPEEVLVMKVEHGKSLIIRLHAYREPPILLGTCSPSKKSLDILEFNAKYLVQAWRPETSSSEDSVNSSEDSVSYSVRSWDTIHNKFAGMTFDCKIGFVGETVHVPIKFKNVGGDGRFFAMSEIDWATMHIQDITDTNVLKLSRFNVWPAYFILKSQEEMILHISFLPDFYGVHVDKVYILCNNGTILATEIIGDGVIYEPFFIQISKKLKKDKIAKKSVDKQANYCVQINASAPNMFGQCTIYVTNTSEISMYFKWEKRDIQTDENKMNQHKHFPLEFLLIRPDHGIFAPSSTHHFNIIAEYSNLQPALYLAVLQLYVEDIPEAAICDKTQSRVKQCTNKQRDCLNSVDVWVADLEVWLQYTTDDQIKSDQAFDEIVELLAGKISDYNDFIKDQQEETEGEDMRTEGEEYKSTNLLLIDELFSHYDIMNLKQFKPLLWERKITMGIIRPTRTLYIGIEETCVLTVKNLSDHSLNYSWGDVGGEDAEKMKICICPEKGELSGRTTEKMKITLMPLKEGIVQSLHMLCFIGNSQKIIMLGIECNIEPLYVTFYFPLSDKQPVELKNNFVRIEWRVNSLQLALDLAGKSKKGMKLLDKYRAREEQELMNANLDQGDVLKDASAGPSISEVAEESGEQSTLSTRTSEIIQLSKLATGNGKYSQEKIVSCEDIVPFFEITLPFTQQPTVMEFLNLPLRTGTSKLYKTIVISKWNGIYYKFSVEKKTFIIKNETSIPTNFRLRLKNFYPVMCSCEGISLEDRIKSIYKRVHCQEKDLIEEIMYRVKQPNSGVVIYVDPLSSNIGPFEAVPVDIYAFGDTWGIYVDKLEINITGLPLYTLDICVQIVGSPIWVSISDRNQSKVPVLKYGTIIKGIRLQERKIVLRNTSVVPIAIDWHSFLITSVTESMPFNVTVNVCTLFTDKLASKLRASKSKSASETEHVKFYSSTENLNERNSTGSSISSDITAHTHSGSSYMATSWKSDGESLQTTEISVEYTSEDTLEDKKTADSDISSHNTTEDVEDTEFRISILPYYGPVDTIACTVAPREMFILPNDTAFLRISIQPDKYNNKVKKIYEEKFLSKILGFLRIAPSDKYRDNCYFRQDGIYFPPVEIDITADIIQPRVTFSIPKANRIFKCCAHDIDSNILLT
- the LOC117605123 gene encoding uncharacterized protein LOC117605123 isoform X4 — translated: MNITSFVRTGNNEKKGEDLQKLPQDTCNWKMSYTIVKSHQENVMLRNKYSYLLYIRRSKLQNPCPADIKMLKYITRLDQDDRDSKFKYEELDADFEEYEDQSDEYINELDQLEPPKLSTWEEYKKLVDLAQLNPKIFKRSPLVHLTSLSKIYINTEHSKSPHWNARAKRSIIKLGMQKNIIIADSTYVQFRNFKLNKLYKKTITLQNVSTSPAKFQIEPRPCNSNFNVVIKRLESNRNIVPPGMHFQLIVFFRCTDVDEPEEVLVMKVEHGKSLIIRLHAYREPPILLGTCSPSKKSLDILEFNAKYLVQAWRPETSSSEDSVNSSEDSVSYSVRSWDTIHNKFAGMTFDCKIGFVGETVHVPIKFKNVGGDGRFFAMSEIDWATMHIQDITDTNVLKLSRFNVWPAYFILKSQEEMILHISFLPDFYGVHVDKVYILCNNGTILATEIIGDGVIYEPFFIQISKKLKKDKIAKKSVDKQANYCVQINASAPNMFGQCTIYVTNTSEISMYFKWEKRDIQTDENKMNQHKHFPLEFLLIRPDHGIFAPSSTHHFNIIAEYSNLQPALYLAVLQLYVEDIPEAAICDKTQSRVKQCTNKQRDCLNSVDVWVADLEVWLQYTTDDQIKSDQAFDEIVELLAGKISDYNDFIKDQQEETEGEDMRTEGEEYKSTNLLLIDELFSHYDIMNLKQFKPLLWERKITMGIIRPTRTLYIGIEETCVLTVKNLSDHSLNYSWGDVGGEDAEKMKICICPEKGELSGRTTEKMKITLMPLKEGIVQSLHMLCFIGNSQKIIMLGIECNIEPLYVTFYFPLSDKQPVELKNNFVRIEWRVNSLQLALDLAGKSKKGMKLLDKYRAREEQELMNANLDQGDVLKDASAGPSISEVAEESGEQSTLSTRTSEIIQLSKLATGNGKYSQEKIVSCEDIVPFFEITLPFTQQPTVMEFLNLPLRTGTSKLYKTIVISKWNGIYYKFSVEKKTFIIKNETSIPTNFRLRLKNFYPVMCSCEGISLEDRIKSIYKRVHCQEKDLIEEIMYRVKQPNSGVVIYVDPLSSNIGPFEAVPVDIYAFGDTWGIYVDKLEINITGLPLYTLDICVQIVGSPIWVSISDRNQSKVPVLKYGTIIKGIRLQERKIVLRNTSVVPIAIDWHSFLITSVTESMPFNVTVNVCTLFTDKLASKLRASKSKSASETEHVKFYSSTENLNERNSTGSSISSDITAHTHSGSSYMATSWKSDGESLQTTEISVEYTSEDTLEDKKTADSDISSHNTTEDVEDTEFRISILPYYGPVDTIACTVAPREMFILPNDTAFLRISIQPDKYNNKVKKIYEEKFLSKILGFLRIAPSDKYRDNCYFRQDGIYFPPVEIDITADIIQPRVTFSIPKANRIFKCCAHDVMQSKTKKLELIQTFFLHNCAPETIEVMLETSDPFHIKSVAIYAETDPCKFTGTICISSKGCAQVKIMCIVDAELIETIIHTHKCQDLYDSVITLTQPLQIIHTDKRYQKIELFLQVWLPILKLSSYALNFGLVYIGDTKKLMIVIKNLSVCSQYIKVNQKFKNNDFILDQKEGILSSYLNENLGNQLKH
- the LOC117605123 gene encoding uncharacterized protein LOC117605123 isoform X1; this translates as MNITSFVRTGNNEKKGEDLQKLPQDTCNWKMSYTIVKSHQENVMLRNKYSYLLYIRRSKLQNPCPADIKMLKYITRLDQDDRDSKFKYEELDADFEEYEDQSDEYINELDQLEPPKLSTWEEYKKLVDLAQLNPKIFKRSPLVHLTSLSKIYINTEHSKSPHWNARAKRSIIKLGMQKNIIIADSTYVQFRNFKLNKLYKKTITLQNVSTSPAKFQIEPRPCNSNFNVVIKRLESNRNIVPPGMHFQLIVFFRCTDVDEPEEVLVMKVEHGKSLIIRLHAYREPPILLGTCSPSKKSLDILEFNAKYLVQAWRPETSSSEDSVNSSEDSVSYSVRSWDTIHNKFAGMTFDCKIGFVGETVHVPIKFKNVGGDGRFFAMSEIDWATMHIQDITDTNVLKLSRFNVWPAYFILKSQEEMILHISFLPDFYGVHVDKVYILCNNGTILATEIIGDGVIYEPFFIQISKKLKKDKIAKKSVDKQANYCVQINASAPNMFGQCTIYVTNTSEISMYFKWEKRDIQTDENKMNQHKHFPLEFLLIRPDHGIFAPSSTHHFNIIAEYSNLQPALYLAVLQLYVEDIPEAAICDKTQSRVKQCTNKQRDCLNSVDVWVADLEVWLQYTTDDQIKSDQAFDEIVELLAGKISDYNDFIKDQQEETEGEDMRTEGEEYKSTNLLLIDELFSHYDIMNLKQFKPLLWERKITMGIIRPTRTLYIGIEETCVLTVKNLSDHSLNYSWGDVGGEDAEKMKICICPEKGELSGRTTEKMKITLMPLKEGIVQSLHMLCFIGNSQKIIMLGIECNIEPLYVTFYFPLSDKQPVELKNNFVRIEWRVNSLQLALDLAGKSKKGMKLLDKYRAREEQELMNANLDQGDVLKDASAGPSISEVAEESGEQSTLSTRTSEIIQLSKLATGNGKYSQEKIVSCEDIVPFFEITLPFTQQPTVMEFLNLPLRTGTSKLYKTIVISKWNGIYYKFSVEKKTFIIKNETSIPTNFRLRLKNFYPVMCSCEGISLEDRIKSIYKRVHCQEKDLIEEIMYRVKQPNSGVVIYVDPLSSNIGPFEAVPVDIYAFGDTWGIYVDKLEINITGLPLYTLDICVQIVGSPIWVSISDRNQSKVPVLKYGTIIKGIRLQERKIVLRNTSVVPIAIDWHSFLITSVTESMPFNVTVNVCTLFTDKLASKLRASKSKSASETEHVKFYSSTENLNERNSTGSSISSDITAHTHSGSSYMATSWKSDGESLQTTEISVEYTSEDTLEDKKTADSDISSHNTTEDVEDTEFRISILPYYGPVDTIACTVAPREMFILPNDTAFLRISIQPDKYNNKVKKIYEEKFLSKILGFLRIAPSDKYRDNCYFRQDGIYFPPVEIDITADIIQPRVTFSIPKANRIFKCCAHDVMQSKTKKLELIQTFFLHNCAPETIEVMLETSDPFHIKSVAIYAETDPCKFTGTICISSKGCAQVKIMCIVDAELIETIIHTHKCQDLYDSVITLTQPLQIIHTDKRYQKIELFLQVWLPILKLSSYALNFGLVYIGDTKKLMIVIKNLSVCSQYIKVNQKFKNNDFILDQKEGILSSYLNGKNSSLMLTVSFQPKKPGQSAETLEIITAIPSNTEECEIYGEGTLDEKYHAPGV